A window of the Leptospira brenneri genome harbors these coding sequences:
- a CDS encoding 3-deoxy-7-phosphoheptulonate synthase: MKPTANLRILEQHSLIPPSVIIEEHPLTDEACEVVVRTRSEISDIIHGKDNKRMLVVVGPCSVHDIGAVMEYASKLKPKIEEFKNELLIVMRVYFEKPRTTVGWKGLINDPDLDGSFHINKGLQLARKLLLDLNNMGIPCGTEFLDVISPQYIADLVAWGAIGARTTESQVHRELASGLSAPIGFKNGTDGNVQIAVDAIRSASSSHHFLSVTNQGSSAIFRTAGNKDTHVILRGGNKGPNFDEASVNELGAQIEKAGLPSKVMIDCSHGNSQKDFRKQPSVIESVAEQFGKGSKHILGVMIESHLKEGNQSIDAKPLTYGQSITDACVSWETTVPMLERLAEAARKRPKPYFDSFTRTI; this comes from the coding sequence ATGAAACCTACAGCCAATTTAAGAATTTTAGAACAACATAGTCTCATTCCTCCCTCCGTTATCATCGAGGAACATCCTTTAACAGACGAAGCATGCGAAGTTGTCGTACGCACAAGAAGTGAAATTTCTGATATCATTCACGGAAAAGACAACAAGCGAATGTTAGTTGTCGTTGGACCATGTTCTGTTCACGATATCGGTGCCGTGATGGAATATGCATCCAAACTCAAACCAAAAATCGAGGAATTCAAAAACGAACTTCTTATTGTGATGCGAGTTTATTTTGAAAAACCAAGAACTACTGTGGGTTGGAAAGGCCTCATCAATGACCCAGATTTAGATGGATCATTTCATATCAACAAAGGTCTCCAACTTGCCCGCAAACTTTTGTTAGATTTAAACAATATGGGAATCCCTTGTGGAACCGAATTTTTAGATGTGATTTCTCCCCAATATATCGCAGACTTAGTGGCTTGGGGTGCGATAGGTGCGAGAACCACAGAAAGCCAAGTACATCGGGAATTGGCTTCTGGTCTTTCTGCCCCTATTGGTTTTAAAAATGGAACGGATGGAAATGTTCAAATTGCAGTGGATGCGATTCGTTCTGCCAGTTCCAGTCACCATTTCCTATCAGTCACAAACCAAGGAAGTAGTGCCATCTTTCGTACCGCAGGAAACAAAGACACTCATGTCATTTTACGTGGTGGAAACAAAGGGCCTAACTTTGATGAAGCGTCGGTCAACGAACTAGGTGCACAAATTGAAAAAGCAGGTCTTCCGTCTAAAGTTATGATTGATTGTTCTCATGGAAATAGTCAAAAAGATTTCCGCAAACAACCATCTGTGATTGAATCAGTGGCAGAACAATTCGGAAAAGGCAGCAAACATATCTTAGGTGTGATGATTGAAAGCCATTTAAAAGAAGGAAACCAGTCTATCGACGCTAAACCTTTGACTTATGGTCAGTCCATCACCGATGCTTGTGTTTCTTGGGAAACCACAGTTCCGATGCTTGAAAGATTGGCGGAAGCTGCAAGAAAAAGGCCTAAACCTTATTTTGATTCGTTTACGAGAACAATATAA
- a CDS encoding rhodanese-like domain-containing protein encodes MVPEIDVVSFKKRLDARAEGKDDFFVLDVRNPNEQEIALVPGTDKLIPVSELAARIEEIKNQIDKEILVYCRSGGRSGMACGILAQAGFKSYKNVAGGTLAYSDLVDPSMQKY; translated from the coding sequence ATGGTACCGGAAATAGATGTAGTGAGTTTTAAAAAACGTTTGGATGCACGTGCAGAAGGAAAAGATGATTTTTTTGTATTGGATGTAAGAAATCCTAATGAACAAGAAATTGCCTTAGTACCTGGAACAGACAAACTCATTCCTGTTAGTGAACTTGCGGCACGGATTGAAGAAATCAAAAACCAAATCGACAAAGAAATTTTAGTGTATTGCCGTTCGGGTGGAAGGTCTGGAATGGCTTGTGGAATTTTGGCCCAAGCAGGGTTCAAATCCTACAAAAACGTGGCTGGCGGAACTTTAGCTTATTCCGATTTAGTCGATCCTTCCATGCAAAAGTATTAA
- a CDS encoding ABC-F family ATP-binding cassette domain-containing protein: MIQFIQIHQHFGPKVLFEGFSWHIKPGCRVAIVGPNGSGKTTLFQMAAGKMKPESGEVIRSKNTVLSLFQQIPEFSPETSVIETVLDENKLYAEYDGKRKLIESKFETIDHEDPAFEELLHEQSDLEEFAHLHDLHGLEARAKKILSGLGFSTADFIRKTKEFSPGYHHRIGLAIALLNPHNLLLLDEPTNHLDDKTKSWLADFLVSQNQAFVLVTHDPEFLNQTVDTIIEINPHGTFEFQGSLEEFFEAKNEIQEKLKAQFEKEETYLKSRMEWVERFRAQATKARQVQSVIKRLEKRDKVENPEESFWNQKPDYQFQFVPSSNIILRLENASFSYPDKNTGVKKQIFENAEIEISAGDKVALVGPNGAGKSTLMRCLLEKHKLDSGSLYYGPKTKLGYFSQTHGEDLDESLNLVETVIKKYPELSEERARTLLGHFAFPGDGVFKSVKHLSGGEQSRLRLALLVQHPTNCLFLDEPTNHLDIVIREAVKRSLIDFPGSLLIISHDPDFMKGLCNRTFQLSGGVLQNLNCSFDDYLKFHKEDETESPAQNNSGKAKFEEKKANPQASKNKRKKLEKEISDLEVQIERLEKNKKDKEELLQDPEFFKNRSFQLEMDTYNDIKREIALLTKRWEDVTLELEELGGVT; the protein is encoded by the coding sequence TTGATCCAATTCATCCAAATCCACCAACACTTCGGCCCCAAGGTTCTCTTTGAGGGATTCAGCTGGCATATCAAACCAGGCTGCCGTGTTGCCATCGTAGGTCCCAATGGATCGGGAAAAACCACCCTCTTCCAAATGGCCGCAGGAAAGATGAAACCCGAATCCGGGGAAGTCATTCGTTCCAAAAACACAGTCCTATCCCTTTTCCAACAGATCCCTGAATTCAGTCCCGAAACATCGGTGATAGAGACTGTCCTCGATGAAAACAAACTCTATGCCGAGTATGATGGAAAAAGAAAACTCATCGAATCTAAATTCGAAACCATCGATCATGAAGACCCTGCCTTTGAGGAACTCCTTCACGAACAAAGTGATTTAGAAGAATTTGCCCACTTACATGACTTACACGGTCTAGAAGCTCGGGCCAAAAAAATTTTATCCGGTCTTGGATTTTCTACGGCAGACTTTATTCGTAAAACAAAAGAATTTTCACCGGGATACCACCATAGAATTGGTCTTGCCATTGCCCTACTCAACCCACATAATTTATTACTTCTGGATGAACCCACAAATCATTTGGATGATAAAACCAAATCTTGGTTAGCTGACTTTCTTGTATCCCAAAACCAGGCCTTTGTTCTTGTCACTCACGATCCAGAATTTTTAAACCAAACGGTTGATACCATCATCGAAATCAATCCTCATGGAACTTTTGAATTCCAAGGATCTTTGGAAGAATTTTTTGAAGCCAAAAATGAAATCCAAGAAAAACTAAAAGCCCAATTCGAAAAAGAAGAAACTTATCTAAAAAGCCGAATGGAATGGGTGGAAAGGTTTCGTGCCCAAGCAACCAAAGCAAGGCAAGTACAGTCTGTCATCAAACGTTTGGAAAAAAGAGATAAGGTGGAAAATCCAGAAGAATCTTTTTGGAACCAAAAACCCGACTACCAATTCCAATTTGTTCCTTCGAGTAATATCATTTTACGTTTAGAAAATGCCTCCTTTTCTTATCCTGATAAAAATACAGGAGTAAAGAAACAGATCTTTGAAAATGCAGAAATTGAAATTTCCGCGGGCGATAAAGTAGCGTTAGTGGGTCCAAATGGAGCTGGTAAATCCACTCTTATGCGTTGTCTTTTGGAAAAACATAAATTAGATTCTGGTTCTCTCTATTATGGCCCCAAAACCAAACTCGGATACTTTTCCCAAACTCACGGGGAAGATTTAGATGAAAGTTTGAACCTTGTCGAAACGGTGATTAAAAAATATCCAGAACTGAGCGAAGAAAGAGCAAGGACACTCCTTGGACATTTTGCCTTTCCAGGAGACGGAGTGTTTAAGTCCGTAAAACATTTATCAGGTGGAGAACAAAGTAGACTCCGGCTTGCACTTCTTGTCCAACATCCCACCAATTGTTTATTTTTAGATGAACCCACAAACCACTTGGACATAGTGATCCGAGAAGCGGTCAAACGTTCCCTCATTGATTTTCCAGGAAGTCTCCTCATCATCAGCCACGACCCCGATTTTATGAAGGGACTTTGTAACCGCACCTTCCAACTCTCTGGCGGTGTTTTACAAAACCTAAATTGCAGTTTTGACGACTACCTTAAGTTCCATAAAGAAGACGAAACAGAATCCCCAGCTCAAAATAATTCGGGCAAAGCAAAATTTGAGGAAAAAAAAGCCAATCCTCAAGCGAGTAAAAATAAAAGAAAAAAATTAGAGAAAGAAATTTCAGATTTGGAAGTCCAAATAGAAAGACTGGAAAAAAATAAAAAGGACAAAGAGGAACTTTTACAGGATCCAGAGTTCTTTAAAAACAGAAGTTTTCAGTTGGAAATGGACACTTATAACGATATTAAAAGAGAGATTGCACTCCTTACGAAACGTTGGGAGGATGTAACTCTAGAACTAGAAGAATTGGGCGGAGTCACATAA
- a CDS encoding YihY/virulence factor BrkB family protein, whose amino-acid sequence MKRLRRFFSEVYLYDVHGLASELSFTFLLTLFPLLVVFVTLLGLLQDPKTINLMTDQIGKFLPAPIFQPIDKSVENLTRVKSYNVIALSIAISFFSSLTIFGTISKALRFISRDETTVGFIGSQWINFRLLVISLVLLVLYFYLTYGLVQAERFLFRSFRFGFFRNNPYLSVSLIILPYSIGLFTFYYAYITKAKTTLKENLPGAIFASLLVLGMSFGFQFYLKMKNVGVNYSLAYDLISKMVVLMLYTYINSTFFIWGFLWNQVLADDRNKKSQSKK is encoded by the coding sequence ATGAAACGCCTCCGACGATTTTTCAGTGAAGTGTACTTGTACGATGTCCATGGCCTAGCTTCGGAACTTTCGTTTACCTTCCTTCTGACCCTGTTTCCTCTTCTTGTTGTATTTGTGACCCTACTTGGGCTTTTGCAGGATCCAAAAACCATCAATTTGATGACAGATCAAATTGGAAAATTTTTGCCGGCTCCGATCTTTCAGCCCATAGACAAAAGTGTTGAAAATTTAACAAGAGTTAAGAGTTATAATGTGATTGCTCTTAGCATTGCCATTTCCTTTTTTTCCAGTTTGACTATTTTTGGAACGATTTCCAAAGCACTCAGGTTTATTTCACGAGACGAAACTACAGTGGGTTTTATTGGTTCGCAGTGGATCAACTTTCGGTTGCTCGTCATTTCTCTTGTTTTACTCGTATTGTATTTTTATCTGACTTATGGTTTGGTTCAGGCCGAACGATTTTTATTTCGTTCCTTTCGGTTTGGGTTTTTTAGAAACAATCCTTATTTGTCAGTATCACTGATCATTCTACCTTATAGCATAGGTTTGTTTACGTTTTATTATGCTTATATTACCAAAGCAAAAACCACTTTAAAAGAAAATTTACCTGGTGCTATCTTTGCTTCTCTTCTTGTTCTTGGGATGAGTTTTGGATTTCAATTTTATTTAAAAATGAAAAACGTAGGTGTGAATTATTCTTTAGCCTATGATTTGATTTCCAAAATGGTTGTGCTCATGTTGTATACTTATATCAATTCAACATTTTTTATTTGGGGATTTTTATGGAACCAAGTCCTTGCGGACGATCGAAATAAAAAATCTCAATCTAAAAAGTAA
- a CDS encoding LIC12231 family lipoprotein produces MTIAKTKILFVGQLIAFSLIFSNCLISYKDHPKILPLPSEEKTNDANFVYALPTFPQMNLGGREALKNYFQNKTRFKNTVEGVDVPKTGYLVNVKVNYRSPSPEATVFLGISTLTATLLPAWSTQDGYDVQYLLYKDGKKVGTYEYHIFRNYAQWLLFIPISWYNFETATEREVFERMTLKFFEDAKDHF; encoded by the coding sequence ATGACCATAGCCAAAACTAAAATTTTATTTGTTGGACAACTGATTGCATTCAGTTTGATTTTTTCCAATTGTTTGATCAGTTATAAAGATCATCCCAAAATTTTACCACTTCCTTCGGAAGAAAAAACAAACGACGCTAATTTTGTTTATGCACTTCCTACATTTCCTCAAATGAACTTAGGTGGAAGGGAAGCTCTAAAGAACTACTTTCAAAACAAAACTCGTTTTAAAAATACAGTAGAAGGGGTTGATGTTCCAAAAACTGGATACTTGGTGAATGTAAAAGTGAATTATCGTTCTCCTTCTCCTGAAGCCACTGTGTTTCTTGGTATTTCTACATTAACCGCAACTTTACTTCCTGCTTGGTCTACACAAGATGGATATGATGTTCAGTATCTTCTTTATAAAGATGGAAAGAAAGTAGGAACTTACGAATATCATATCTTTAGAAACTATGCACAGTGGTTATTATTTATTCCTATCTCTTGGTACAATTTTGAAACTGCAACTGAACGAGAAGTGTTTGAGAGAATGACACTTAAGTTTTTTGAAGATGCGAAGGATCATTTCTAA
- a CDS encoding sulfite exporter TauE/SafE family protein, translating into MDFNFQIYYDFVWGFWPGIIVVFGVGFFVGYIASFLGVGGGFIYTPFFHSFFHLSAVQAVAVSLAQMPVSSLSGLFVYYKNNKIRWKQGFLLLCTSIPTAQYTAYKFGRFEDTEFGKQLYYGVPLSELIYLIVFTVFLGILAIYNLITALKRRKKYYQSLEVQAQSLNSNPSVLTKDSETKLISAHSPNIDQVSSFSYSRKSIFIVLLTGIFFGLFSSFFGIGGGFLAVPLFVYYFRMSPVEAVATSFLGIFLTSFGTSIMFYMQGKLHLELALIGSLGGFFGARIGSLKAINAKPYSILLVTATFQFLVVIWYVIGKLPKF; encoded by the coding sequence TTGGATTTTAACTTCCAAATCTATTATGATTTTGTCTGGGGTTTTTGGCCGGGGATCATTGTTGTTTTTGGAGTTGGATTCTTTGTTGGATACATAGCTTCTTTTTTAGGAGTCGGGGGAGGGTTTATTTACACTCCCTTTTTCCATAGTTTTTTTCATCTCAGTGCAGTGCAGGCGGTTGCAGTCTCCTTAGCACAAATGCCCGTTTCTTCTCTATCCGGCCTTTTTGTTTATTACAAAAACAATAAAATCAGATGGAAACAAGGGTTTCTTCTACTTTGTACTTCGATTCCAACAGCACAGTACACAGCTTATAAATTTGGAAGGTTTGAAGATACCGAGTTCGGCAAACAGTTGTATTATGGAGTTCCATTGTCAGAATTGATTTATCTGATAGTGTTTACTGTTTTTTTAGGGATTCTTGCTATCTACAATTTGATCACTGCTTTGAAGAGGAGAAAGAAATACTACCAATCTCTCGAAGTTCAGGCTCAAAGTTTAAATTCTAATCCCTCTGTTCTAACAAAAGACTCAGAAACAAAATTAATTTCGGCGCATTCACCTAATATAGATCAGGTGTCTTCATTTTCTTATTCTCGTAAATCGATTTTCATTGTTCTTCTTACGGGAATCTTTTTTGGTTTGTTTTCTTCTTTTTTTGGAATTGGAGGTGGGTTTTTAGCTGTACCTCTATTTGTGTATTACTTTCGAATGAGTCCTGTGGAAGCGGTTGCCACTTCCTTTCTTGGAATTTTTCTTACTTCTTTTGGAACGAGTATTATGTTTTATATGCAAGGAAAGTTACATTTGGAATTAGCACTCATTGGAAGTCTGGGTGGGTTTTTTGGTGCCAGGATTGGTTCTTTGAAAGCAATCAATGCTAAACCTTATTCCATACTTCTGGTTACGGCCACCTTCCAATTTTTAGTAGTGATTTGGTATGTGATTGGGAAACTTCCCAAGTTTTAG
- a CDS encoding Acg family FMN-binding oxidoreductase, which yields MKLTRKRFLINSFASGALVSLPALQKNLYAYSGKEANFHRQDPLGFAESLGFTKPLDQILLTALLAPNSHNSQPWKLKRVSDSEFLLFGDKEKQLPEIDSLNRQFFHTQGCFLELAHLAADKLMFDSKITYFPKGKPSSLSFLALPVAKFEISPKSKCVHDFLFSGVPHRRMNRSVYSGDYIKNEEIDDLKMLTGPSLHQILFINDPQKLETILPILDSAFAMETNRTVSNELNRKWFRVSNEDIYSKRDGLTLEGNGLSGIKLWFAKNFFVSLAKEDWHSESSKNAGIQMFQSQVYSSKALVFFITEGTDTERTWIETGRDFMRLTLACAVRKIAFHTMNQAVEDYPESRKFTEQLKTLLGLKPKQQIQLIARLGRSSYDYDSPRRELESFMI from the coding sequence ATGAAACTCACAAGAAAAAGATTTTTAATCAACAGTTTTGCCTCTGGTGCCTTGGTTTCGCTGCCTGCTTTACAAAAAAACTTATATGCGTATAGCGGAAAGGAAGCCAACTTCCACAGGCAAGACCCTCTTGGGTTTGCTGAATCCCTTGGTTTTACGAAACCCCTAGACCAAATCCTCCTAACCGCCCTCCTAGCACCCAATTCCCATAATTCCCAGCCCTGGAAACTAAAACGGGTCTCTGACTCGGAATTTCTCTTGTTTGGAGACAAAGAAAAACAACTCCCGGAAATCGATTCTTTGAACCGTCAATTTTTCCATACGCAAGGTTGTTTTTTGGAACTTGCTCACCTAGCAGCCGATAAACTTATGTTCGATTCAAAAATCACATATTTCCCAAAAGGAAAACCAAGTTCCCTTTCTTTCTTAGCCTTACCTGTTGCTAAATTTGAAATTTCTCCCAAATCCAAATGTGTTCACGATTTTTTGTTCTCTGGTGTTCCCCATCGCAGGATGAACCGTTCCGTTTACTCAGGAGATTACATCAAAAATGAAGAAATCGATGACTTAAAAATGTTAACTGGTCCAAGCCTACACCAAATCCTTTTTATCAATGATCCTCAAAAATTAGAAACTATTCTTCCTATACTCGATTCTGCTTTTGCCATGGAAACCAATCGCACCGTATCCAATGAACTCAATCGTAAGTGGTTTCGAGTTTCCAATGAAGATATTTATTCAAAACGGGATGGGCTCACACTCGAAGGAAACGGGCTTTCCGGAATTAAACTTTGGTTTGCGAAAAACTTTTTTGTTTCTTTAGCCAAAGAAGATTGGCATTCTGAATCCTCTAAAAATGCGGGAATCCAAATGTTTCAAAGCCAAGTATATTCTTCTAAGGCACTTGTTTTTTTCATCACAGAAGGCACCGATACAGAACGAACTTGGATCGAAACGGGAAGAGATTTCATGCGTCTAACACTAGCATGTGCCGTAAGGAAAATTGCCTTCCATACGATGAACCAAGCAGTAGAAGATTATCCAGAAAGCCGAAAGTTCACTGAACAACTAAAAACTCTCCTGGGTTTAAAACCCAAACAACAAATTCAGTTGATTGCTAGATTAGGAAGAAGTTCTTATGATTATGATTCGCCAAGACGAGAGTTGGAAAGTTTTATGATTTAA
- a CDS encoding DsbA family oxidoreductase, translating to MSTNSEPFSIDIVSDVACPWCYVGKKKLELALQTVGDQINPQVRWRPFQLSPEIPEQGIDYKEHLTQKFGSLDRLDGAWQRLTEIGKSVGIPFQFEAIPKATNTLVLHALVAGLSTLEEQAKLVDLFFAANFTEGKDLTDKEVIWKVAEPIYKDRVKFDAIFADPELKEHIRQEISYYHQNGISGVPYFIIGGKYAVSGAQDPSVFVEVIETVLKERKSET from the coding sequence ATGTCAACCAACTCTGAACCTTTTTCCATTGATATCGTATCCGATGTAGCTTGTCCCTGGTGTTATGTAGGAAAAAAGAAATTGGAGTTGGCTCTTCAAACTGTTGGAGATCAAATCAACCCGCAAGTTCGATGGAGACCGTTTCAGTTATCTCCTGAAATTCCAGAACAAGGGATTGATTATAAAGAGCACCTAACACAAAAATTTGGAAGTTTAGACAGATTGGACGGTGCTTGGCAACGCCTTACAGAAATCGGAAAATCTGTAGGAATTCCATTCCAATTCGAAGCCATACCCAAAGCCACAAATACATTGGTGTTACATGCACTCGTAGCAGGACTTTCTACTTTAGAAGAACAGGCAAAGTTAGTGGATCTGTTTTTTGCTGCGAACTTTACGGAAGGAAAGGATCTGACTGATAAAGAAGTGATTTGGAAAGTAGCCGAACCTATATACAAAGACCGTGTTAAGTTTGATGCTATTTTCGCAGACCCAGAACTAAAGGAACACATCCGACAAGAAATCTCATATTATCATCAAAATGGAATCAGCGGGGTTCCTTATTTTATTATTGGTGGGAAGTATGCAGTCAGTGGGGCACAAGACCCTTCTGTTTTTGTGGAAGTAATTGAAACCGTTTTAAAAGAACGCAAATCAGAAACTTAA
- a CDS encoding efflux RND transporter permease subunit — protein MKKIIHFFVYKPLVANLVFIFLFLAGMISVLSMKREAFPRVNFRQVRVLTVYPGASPVDVEKKVTIPIEEKLREVEGLDSVRSISRNSESDISIKIDLEHSNPDGVVNDIRRAVDRVTNLPTQVKDRPIVTEQKSSNFPVLEMAIHGAMNEMELQEMGRFIEDEMRKVSGVSRVDAFGKRKEEWRIRVDPDLKKRYTLGFADIINAISRRNISVPAGSFLRPLTQDIRVTGEINEINDIKNIPIRSNETGNTILLSQVANVKDTYERPRVIAVVNGEPAYVLQIIKKDSADIIRTVEAVQERIDELKKQIPANIQFTELNNEGARAIKRLDVVITNSLQGLFLVVVVLILFFSFKDSLLTSLSLPLTLFATTIAFPIFDVSFNLVSMLGIIISLGMLVDNSIIISENIYKHRSKKVDSKEAAVLGASELFVPIIGSYLTTVAAFLPMAFMSGIMGKFIWQIPFMVIVALTLSLFESFLLLPVRYAQFTSHEVKKRSKHREKFRSVLENGFESLKSGFTNFITKVVNRPFITLGCILIVFLSSCGLVGLMNFNLFPKEGIDYVMVRAEFPPDYSAQETTKQLQYFQPILDKIPKEEVQSIILKVGIQQTDPTDPLTRIGEQLGMAQIILVPETERKRTAQEIFGELEPDLKKLPGAVSVMVDLVVNGPPIGAAVTVAIEGRDYKTLKQISNEMQGFLKKQEGVVNINDDYKPGREEIQIRMKDTASAITGIDTEITAYYVRTAMEGLEASNLRKGKDEVKIVIQNDDKFRDGVEDLDSIQISNKFGLLTPITAVTTKTTVQGIEALYHNDYEKAITVLADVDEAKTSSSIVNGKIVEEFGNIGKKYPGYKIKFRGEQEETEKSMISLLTAGVLAFFGIFAILAIIFNSIKKPVLILLSIPLGFVGVVFGFLISGKALSFLAMIGIIGLAGVIVNASIVLVDTIQEFQAKGEGLYESLITASSERFRPILVTTLTTMAGMIPTAYAIGGSDPLLIPMTLSLAWGLGFGTFGSLIFIPASFSAYYKLKKRK, from the coding sequence ATGAAAAAAATTATACATTTCTTTGTTTATAAACCATTAGTTGCTAATTTGGTTTTTATCTTTTTATTCCTTGCGGGAATGATCTCTGTTTTATCGATGAAGCGAGAGGCATTTCCAAGGGTTAACTTTCGTCAAGTGCGTGTGCTCACTGTATATCCTGGGGCAAGTCCCGTGGATGTGGAAAAAAAGGTAACCATTCCCATCGAGGAAAAGTTACGCGAAGTAGAAGGTTTGGATTCTGTTCGTTCTATCTCTCGTAACTCCGAATCAGATATCAGTATCAAAATTGATTTAGAACATAGTAATCCTGATGGGGTTGTGAACGATATTCGCCGTGCCGTGGATCGTGTTACCAATCTACCTACACAAGTTAAAGATCGTCCGATTGTTACAGAACAAAAAAGTTCCAACTTCCCTGTGTTAGAGATGGCAATTCATGGAGCCATGAACGAAATGGAACTTCAAGAAATGGGACGTTTCATTGAAGATGAGATGCGAAAAGTCTCTGGAGTGTCTCGTGTGGATGCATTTGGTAAAAGAAAAGAAGAGTGGAGGATCCGTGTGGATCCTGACTTAAAGAAACGTTACACACTGGGTTTTGCAGATATCATCAATGCTATTTCAAGACGAAATATCAGTGTTCCTGCGGGATCTTTTTTACGACCCCTCACACAAGACATCCGTGTGACTGGTGAAATTAATGAAATCAACGATATTAAAAATATTCCCATTCGTTCCAATGAAACTGGAAATACGATTCTTTTATCACAAGTTGCTAATGTAAAGGATACTTATGAAAGACCACGTGTGATCGCTGTTGTGAATGGAGAACCAGCTTATGTCCTTCAGATCATTAAAAAAGACAGTGCTGACATCATTCGAACAGTAGAAGCTGTGCAAGAACGAATCGATGAATTAAAAAAACAAATTCCTGCAAACATCCAATTTACTGAATTAAACAACGAAGGTGCACGTGCCATCAAACGTTTAGATGTAGTGATCACCAACTCTTTACAAGGTTTGTTTTTAGTTGTGGTGGTTCTTATTCTCTTTTTTAGTTTTAAAGATTCACTTCTCACAAGTCTTTCTTTACCATTAACTCTGTTTGCAACAACCATTGCATTTCCTATCTTTGATGTATCTTTTAATTTAGTGTCGATGTTAGGGATTATCATTTCCTTGGGGATGTTAGTTGATAATAGTATCATCATTTCTGAAAATATTTACAAACATAGATCTAAAAAAGTTGATTCTAAAGAAGCTGCAGTCCTTGGAGCCAGCGAACTTTTTGTTCCTATTATTGGATCTTATCTAACAACGGTTGCTGCTTTTTTACCGATGGCATTTATGTCGGGGATTATGGGTAAATTCATTTGGCAAATTCCATTTATGGTGATTGTTGCTTTGACTTTATCATTGTTTGAATCCTTTTTATTACTTCCAGTTCGGTATGCTCAGTTCACATCACACGAAGTGAAAAAACGTTCTAAACACCGCGAAAAATTTCGTTCAGTGTTAGAAAATGGATTTGAGTCTTTAAAATCTGGGTTCACCAATTTTATTACAAAGGTTGTGAACCGTCCTTTCATAACACTCGGTTGTATCCTTATCGTATTTTTATCTTCTTGTGGGCTTGTGGGACTCATGAACTTCAATTTATTCCCTAAAGAAGGAATTGATTATGTAATGGTTCGTGCAGAATTTCCTCCAGACTATTCTGCACAAGAAACCACCAAACAATTGCAATACTTCCAACCAATTTTGGATAAAATTCCAAAAGAAGAAGTGCAAAGTATCATTTTAAAAGTGGGAATTCAACAAACAGATCCAACAGATCCACTTACAAGGATTGGGGAACAATTAGGAATGGCACAAATCATTCTGGTTCCTGAAACAGAACGGAAAAGAACTGCCCAAGAAATTTTTGGTGAGTTGGAACCTGATTTAAAAAAACTTCCCGGTGCAGTTTCGGTGATGGTGGATTTGGTAGTGAATGGGCCACCGATTGGTGCCGCTGTAACTGTCGCGATCGAAGGCCGTGATTATAAAACTTTGAAACAAATTTCCAACGAGATGCAAGGTTTTCTAAAGAAACAAGAGGGTGTTGTGAACATCAATGATGATTACAAACCAGGTAGGGAAGAAATTCAAATTCGTATGAAGGACACTGCCTCTGCCATTACAGGAATTGATACGGAAATTACTGCTTACTACGTTCGAACAGCTATGGAAGGTTTAGAGGCATCTAACTTGCGTAAGGGCAAGGATGAGGTTAAAATTGTCATTCAAAACGATGATAAGTTTCGTGATGGGGTCGAAGATTTAGATTCGATACAGATATCAAATAAATTTGGCCTACTAACGCCGATTACAGCAGTCACTACAAAAACCACGGTCCAAGGGATAGAAGCTTTATATCACAATGATTACGAAAAAGCTATTACCGTTCTTGCCGATGTTGATGAAGCTAAAACCAGTTCTTCCATCGTAAATGGAAAGATTGTGGAGGAGTTTGGAAATATCGGGAAAAAGTATCCTGGTTATAAAATCAAATTCCGAGGAGAACAAGAAGAAACAGAAAAATCAATGATTTCGCTCCTCACTGCTGGTGTTCTTGCATTCTTTGGAATTTTTGCGATCCTTGCGATCATCTTCAATAGCATTAAAAAACCAGTTTTGATTTTGTTATCGATTCCATTAGGGTTTGTTGGAGTGGTATTTGGATTTTTGATTTCAGGAAAAGCACTTAGTTTTCTTGCGATGATCGGAATCATTGGTCTTGCGGGGGTGATCGTCAACGCATCCATTGTGCTTGTGGACACCATCCAAGAGTTTCAAGCGAAAGGAGAAGGGTTGTATGAATCTCTCATCACAGCTTCTTCTGAAAGATTTCGACCCATTTTGGTGACAACACTTACCACTATGGCTGGAATGATTCCTACTGCTTATGCCATCGGGGGATCGGATCCCCTTCTCATTCCCATGACACTTTCTTTGGCTTGGGGACTTGGATTCGGAACCTTTGGGTCTCTTATCTTCATCCCGGCCAGTTTCTCTGCTTACTACAAACTAAAGAAACGAAAGTAA